ACGCAACCGGTTGGTTGCATGGCGTACGGTCGGGGTTCTCCGCAGATCGTTGGAATCGGGCCGGCGCGGGGTCAAACCGCCCGCAGGAGCGGCCGGAATCCGTCGGGGAACTCGTCCTTGGGGATGCGGCCCTCGCGCAGCCACTTTTCGACGCGGTCGATGCAGGCGTCGATCTCGGCGGGATCCATGTCAAGCCGCACCATCATGTCGCGCTGCGCCTTCAGCTGCGGCAGGTTGACGTAGTACCACAGGGCCCACTCGTGCGGATGGAAATCCGTGGTCATGTACGGGTTCAGGGTCGCAAGCGCCCGCTGCTTGCTCTTGTGCATCATGCCGACAAAGTGCCAGGCGCGGGCGAAAAGCCAGACGGAGAGGCCCGTCACGACGATGAACAAGGGAATCACGAGGGCGGGCCGGGAGAGGAACCCCGTGGGCTGCTGGATGAGCAGGAAGACGGAGATCGACAGGTTGATCGTGAGCAACGTGAGCGAAAGGATGCTGCCGATCTCCTGGACCATCTCCTTCTGGAGGCCGATCCAGTCCCGGATGCCCGTCATGCCGATCGGCCTTTGATCCGCTCCTTCCCGATAAACGTTCCCGCGCCGGCCCCGGCCTTCCGCACGACCGCCACGTAGTCCAGGTCCTCGGGATGCGCGCTGGAATGCGCGTCGGGGCGCCATCGGGCGTCGAGGTCCGCGAAGGTCTCCTGGAGGACGGGCTCGGTGAAGTAGGGAACGATGTGCGTCACGTCGTCGCTCTCGTGCCCCGGCACGACGTGCACGCTTCCCACGCGCGCCACGCGCAGTGCGTCGAGCGCGGCCGCGCGGGGCGGGTCGCAGTGCTCGATGAGGTGCTGCGTCACGGTGGCGTCAAACGACGCGTCCGGGAACGGCAGCCGCCGAGCGTCGGCTTGCACGCAGGGAATCCCTCGCCGAAGGCAGTAGGCGAGCGCGCGCGTGTCGAAGTCGGCGCCCGTGACGGCAAAGCCGGCCTCCCGCAGGCGCGCGGAGAGGAGGCCCGTCCCGCAGCCCACGTCGAGCACGGTGCGGACTGTCGCGCCGAAGGCGTCGAGCTCGCGCACGATGTCCTCGAACTCGGACTTGTCCACGGCGTAGTCGCGCCGGTCGTAGTAGTCGAAGTCGCGGTAGGCGGTGGGATCCCGCTGATGCAGCATGTGGCGGTAGTACCGATCGGGCCCCAGGACGCGGCGCGTGACGCGGCGAAGCGTCTGCAGCTTGAACCCGAGCGGGCGCTCGAGGCGGCGGAGGGCGCGCACGGTCCGCGCCGCGCGCTCCTCGGGATTCCAGCTCCAGACCGGGATGTACATCGGCTCCCCATCGGCGCGGAATGCTTAAGCCTCTCCGGGCGGTCGATCGGGCGTGCACGTCGTCTTCAGCGCCCCGTACTTTGTCGAGGGGAAGTTCGGAGGCGGCGAGCTTTGGTGCCGCGAGGTCGCGCGCGGGCTTGCCGCGCGCGGGCACACCGTGGAGATGGTGACGACAAACCTCACGCGCCACGGAAGCGCCTTCGAACCCAAGGCGCCCCGCCGCGGCACGACCTTTGGCATCCCAACGCGCCGGCACCGCGTGAGCCTCCTCCTGGGCCTTGCCGCCAAGCCGTTTGGGTTCTTCCCGATCGCGCCCACGCTTCCCTTCGATCCCGCGTTCCGGCGCGCCGACGTCGTCCTTGTCTCGGGCATCGAGGATCCCACGAGCGCGCTTGCGATCCTGGGCGCGCGGCTTGCAAAGAAGCCCGTCCTCGTCATGGCGCACACGCACATGGACCTCGTCCGCACCATGGGCCCCGACCGGCGGCTGCTGCTTGCGCCGCTCGAGGGAAGCCACGCGGCCTACGTCCAGATCAACACGGAGGCCGAGCGCGCCTTCTGGAACGCGCGCATCGAGGCCCGACGCGTGCTCGACCCCGCCGGATGCGGATCGAATCCCGTTCCGCGCGAATGGGTCGAGGGGAAGGAGGAGGCGAGGCGGGCGCTTGGCATCCCGGCGGACGAGAAGGTCGTGCTGTTCCTCGCGCGCATCAACTGGGGAAAGGGCGTCGCGCGCGGCCTCGAGGCCACGCGCGGCATCGCCAAGCGCGGCGGGAAGCTTTCGCTCGTGGGTTTCCTCGAGAACTCGCGCGCGAAGTTCCGCGGCGAGAAGGTGTCGCTCCTCGACTTCCTCGACCGCCGCTACGACAAGGCGGACCACCGAATCGTGGGCGACGTGGACGAGCGCACCAAGCACCGCTGGCTTGCGGCCTGCGACGTCCTTGTCCTTCCCAGCCACAACGAGAGCTTTGGCATCGTGATCCTCGAAGCCTGGCAGCACGGCAAGCCCGTCGTCGTGTGGAACCAAGGCGGCATGCCCGCCGTGGTCGAGGACGGCGCGGACGGCTTTGTCGTCGACACGATCGACGACTTCCGCGACCGCGTCGAGACCCTCCTTGCCAAGCCCGAGCTTGCCGCTCGGATGGGAGCGGCCGGGCGCGAGAAGCAGGCCAAACGCTACACGTGGGAGGCCGTCGTCGAGCGCGTGGAGCGCAACGTCCGCCGCGTGCTCGAGGTGCTCGAGCCCGAGCGCGAGCGCAACGCCGACACGACGGCCGAGCTTCGGGGGCTCCCCCCCTGAACGACGAGGAAGCCGTCGTGCGGAACGTAGAGGCGCTCTGGCGGCTGTTTGCCCGCTGGCCTCGCGCCACGCTCCACGCGTCGCCCGAGCTCGAATGGTTCGAGTCGCCGCTGCGGTTCCACATCTACAACGGCGTCTTCCGCACGGGCGACCTCGCCGATCGCCCCTTGGTCATCGCAACCGTGCGCGGGCACTTCGCGCGCGCGGGCAAGCCGTTCTGGTGGGTGGTCTCGCCGCGCAATCGCGCGACGGGGCTTGCCGAGGAGCTTGCAAGCGCGGGACTCTCGCACCTCGAGGACGTCGAAGGAATGGCGCGAAGCCTGGCGCGGCCGCTCTCGCGCAAGGAGATCCCCGGCGTGCGGATCGAGGCCGTGCGCGACGCCGCCGGTGCGCAGGCGTACCGCGCCATGCAGCAAGAGCGCTGGCAGCTTTCGTCCGCCGTCGAGGACGACCTTCGCGACCTGCACCGGTACATGGATCACCTGCCCACGTTCACGCGCGTGATCGCGTGGCTCGACGGAAAGCCGGTGGGGAAGGCGGCCTCGTTCGTGGACGGCGAGGTCGCCGGGATCTACGGCGTCTACACGCGGCCGCCCGCGCGGGGCCGCGGCATCGGGGAAGCCGTGACGGCGGAAGCCATCGACGCGGCGCACCGCCTGGGCGCCCGGCGCGTCGTCCTGCATTCGGAGCCAAAAGCCGTGCGGCTCTACGAGCGCATGGGATTCTCCAAGGTGTGCCCGCTTCCGCTCTACGTGGGAAGCCCGCAGGCCGCGCGATCGGGAGCGCCCAATCCGTAGGCGACTACCGACTGATCCCCATCGAGCCGGGGTCCTTGAACTTCTCGTTGTACTCGACGCGCAGCACCTTCTCGTCTGCGTAGGAGGCGCAGTCCTGCCCGGCAAGGAGCAGGAACCCGACGTCGCCGAGGTCGTTCTCCTCGATGACGATGAAGGTCTTCTCCTCGGTCGTCTCGAACCAGGCGCGGACGAAGAGCGCGTAGCGCTGGCTTCCGTCGAGCCACACGATGTGCTCGGTCTCGAAGCCGCCTTCGGCCTCCTTCTTCGAGCGCTCGACGAAGCTCTTGATCACGCGGAGGACCCGCTTGTCCTTGAAGCAGTTCAGGACCTCCTGCTTGAGCTTGCCGTCGTCGGCAAAATCCGGATTCCAGTCGATCGTCCACACCGTGTCGTCGAGGGTTCCCATGTCTCTGCGTTTTCCGTGTGAGCGCGGCCGCCCTTAAGTATTATGCTTCCGTTCCATGCGCTTGGCCGGCGGCCGGAAAACCGCCGCAACGCCGCTCGTCCGCCTCGTCCGGCAGCCCAACGTTCTTATACCCTATCCTCCTCTGAGGCCCTGCCCGAGACCGGCCCCGGGATCTCCTGGGACGGATCCGGAGGTGCCACGATGAACCGGCCCCGCTCCATCAAGACGTACTGTCCCTTCTGCAAGAAGCACTCGGACCACGACATCGAGCGCGTGAAGAAGAAGCGCGCAAGCGAGCTCAAGCAAGGCCAGCGCCGTTTCCGCCGCGTCACGGCGGGCTACCGCGGCTTCCCCCGGCCCAAGCCGGAAGGGCGCGAGAAGGCGACCAAGCGCCTGCACCTCCGGTTCCGCTGCAAGACCTGCAAGAAGGCCCACCAGCGCGTGGGCATCCGCGCGAAGAAGTTCGAGCTTGCGGAGGCGAGGTAGATGCCCTCCCGCGCGGCGTCCAAGGGCGCTTTCCTCAAGGTCAAGTGCATCGACTGCGGCAACGAGCAGGTCGCCTTCGGCCGGCCCGCCACGCGCGTGCAGTGCCTCGTGTGCGGCGCGCTTCTGGCCGAGCCCCAGGGCGGAGTCGGCAAGTTCAAGGCGGAGATCGTCGGCCCCGTCGAGTGAGGTCGCATGGTGAAGAAGCGGGAGTTCCCGGAGGACGGCGAACTGGTCGTCGGCACCGTGAAGGACGTCAAGAACTACGGCGCCTTCGTCACGCTCGACGAGTACCCCGGCAAGGAGGGCTTCATCCACATCGCGGAGATCGCAAGCGGCTGGGTGAAGTACGTCCGCGACCACATCCGGGAGAACCAGAAGGTCGTCTGCAAGGTCACGGGCGTGGACCGGAGCAAAGGCCACGTCGATCTCTCGCTCAAGCGCGTCAACGAGCACCAGCGGCGCGACAAGATCAACGAGTGGAAGAACGAGCAGAAGGCCGAGAAGCTGTTCGAGCTTCTGGCCAAGGAGCTCAAGACGGACCCGCAGAAGGCCTGGGACGACTTCGGGCACACGCTTGCCGATCAGCACGGCACGCTGCACGCGGCCTTCGAGGCCGCCGCGGCCGACCCGGATGCGTTTGCCGAGGGCGCAAAGGGCGACTGGGTGAAGGAGTTCGTCAAGATCGCGCAGGCGAACATCCAGCTCCCCTCCGTCGAGATCAAGGGGCAGCTCGAGATCCAAAGCGAGGCGCCAAACGGCGTCGAGGTCGTCCGGGACGCGCTCTCCGAGATCGAGAGGTCCGACTACGAGGACGTCAAGATCTCCGTGGTCTACCTGGGCGCCCCGCGCTACCAGGTCAAGGTGACCGCGCCCGACTACAAGGTGGCCGAGGAGCAGATGCGCAAGGTCACCGAGCGCGCGATCCAGCTTGCCACGAAGAAGGGCGCGAAGGCCAGCTTCGCGCGCACCGACGGCCACAGCTAGGAGGCCTCGCCGTGCCGCTTCGCGTTTGCAAAGCGTGCCGCCGCTACACGTTGCGCGACGAGTGCGCGCAATGCGGGAAGGCTGCCGTGCACCCCGCACCCGCTCGCTATTCGCCCGAGGACCGCTACGCGAAGTATCGCCAGGCGCTCAAGCGGGAGCAGAAAGGCGCGTGACCGGCCGCACCGATACGATACCTTTACGCCTCCCCCCCTCCTTGGCCACGGCGTTCCGATGCGCGACGTCGAGATCACGGTCTTCGAGGAGCCCGAACTCACCAATCCGATCTTCATCGAAGGCCTGCCCGGCGTGGGCAACGTGGGCAAGCTTGCGGCCGACCACCTCATCCAGGAGCTGAAGGCCAAGCGCTTCGCGGAGATGCACTCGAAGTACTTCCCGCCGCAGGTCCTCGTCCTGCCCGACGGCACCATCCGCCTCGTCAACAACGAGTTCTACTACCACAAGTCGAAGAAGCCCGGTACGCCCGACGTCGTCATCCTCATCGGCGACTACCAGGGCCTCACCGCCGACGGCCAGTACGCGCTCGTGGACACGGTCCTCGAGTTCGTGAAGAAGTTCGGCGTTCGCACGATCTACACGCTCGGCGGCTACGGCACGGGCAAGATCGCCGACAAGCCCCGCGTGCTCGGCGCCGCCACGCAGAAGGAGCTCGTGAAGGAGATGAAGAAGCACGGCGTCGTGTTCCGCAAGAACGAGCCCGGCGGCGGCATCGTCGGCGCCTCGGGCCTCCTGCTTGGCCTTGGCGCCAAGCGCGGCTTCGAAGGCGTCTGCCTCATGGGCGAGACCTCCGGCTACCTCGTCGACCCCAAAAGCGCCCAATCCGTCCTCGAGATCCTCGGCAAGATCCTGAACGCCGAGATCGACTTCCGCGACCTCGAGACGCGCGCCGAGCAGATGGACAAGCTCGCCCAGCAGCTGCGCGACCTCGAAAAGAGCGCCGAAGGGCCGACGGACGAAGATCTGCGCTACATCGGGTGAGCCCATGCCCCCGGCGCCGGCCGACGCGGCGGCGCTCGTGCAGAAGGTCGAGCGCCTCCTCGCCGCCGTGCGCGCCCGCGACCGCGCCGCCATGCTCGCGAGCTT
Above is a genomic segment from Candidatus Thermoplasmatota archaeon containing:
- a CDS encoding class I SAM-dependent methyltransferase, whose product is MYIPVWSWNPEERAARTVRALRRLERPLGFKLQTLRRVTRRVLGPDRYYRHMLHQRDPTAYRDFDYYDRRDYAVDKSEFEDIVRELDAFGATVRTVLDVGCGTGLLSARLREAGFAVTGADFDTRALAYCLRRGIPCVQADARRLPFPDASFDATVTQHLIEHCDPPRAAALDALRVARVGSVHVVPGHESDDVTHIVPYFTEPVLQETFADLDARWRPDAHSSAHPEDLDYVAVVRKAGAGAGTFIGKERIKGRSA
- a CDS encoding glycosyltransferase family 4 protein → MHVVFSAPYFVEGKFGGGELWCREVARGLAARGHTVEMVTTNLTRHGSAFEPKAPRRGTTFGIPTRRHRVSLLLGLAAKPFGFFPIAPTLPFDPAFRRADVVLVSGIEDPTSALAILGARLAKKPVLVMAHTHMDLVRTMGPDRRLLLAPLEGSHAAYVQINTEAERAFWNARIEARRVLDPAGCGSNPVPREWVEGKEEARRALGIPADEKVVLFLARINWGKGVARGLEATRGIAKRGGKLSLVGFLENSRAKFRGEKVSLLDFLDRRYDKADHRIVGDVDERTKHRWLAACDVLVLPSHNESFGIVILEAWQHGKPVVVWNQGGMPAVVEDGADGFVVDTIDDFRDRVETLLAKPELAARMGAAGREKQAKRYTWEAVVERVERNVRRVLEVLEPERERNADTTAELRGLPP
- a CDS encoding GNAT family N-acetyltransferase, translating into MRNVEALWRLFARWPRATLHASPELEWFESPLRFHIYNGVFRTGDLADRPLVIATVRGHFARAGKPFWWVVSPRNRATGLAEELASAGLSHLEDVEGMARSLARPLSRKEIPGVRIEAVRDAAGAQAYRAMQQERWQLSSAVEDDLRDLHRYMDHLPTFTRVIAWLDGKPVGKAASFVDGEVAGIYGVYTRPPARGRGIGEAVTAEAIDAAHRLGARRVVLHSEPKAVRLYERMGFSKVCPLPLYVGSPQAARSGAPNP
- a CDS encoding 50S ribosomal protein L44e; protein product: MNRPRSIKTYCPFCKKHSDHDIERVKKKRASELKQGQRRFRRVTAGYRGFPRPKPEGREKATKRLHLRFRCKTCKKAHQRVGIRAKKFELAEAR
- a CDS encoding 30S ribosomal protein S27e; its protein translation is MPSRAASKGAFLKVKCIDCGNEQVAFGRPATRVQCLVCGALLAEPQGGVGKFKAEIVGPVE
- a CDS encoding translation initiation factor IF-2 subunit alpha, translating into MVKKREFPEDGELVVGTVKDVKNYGAFVTLDEYPGKEGFIHIAEIASGWVKYVRDHIRENQKVVCKVTGVDRSKGHVDLSLKRVNEHQRRDKINEWKNEQKAEKLFELLAKELKTDPQKAWDDFGHTLADQHGTLHAAFEAAAADPDAFAEGAKGDWVKEFVKIAQANIQLPSVEIKGQLEIQSEAPNGVEVVRDALSEIERSDYEDVKISVVYLGAPRYQVKVTAPDYKVAEEQMRKVTERAIQLATKKGAKASFARTDGHS
- a CDS encoding RNA-protein complex protein Nop10; this translates as MPLRVCKACRRYTLRDECAQCGKAAVHPAPARYSPEDRYAKYRQALKREQKGA
- a CDS encoding proteasome assembly chaperone family protein codes for the protein MRDVEITVFEEPELTNPIFIEGLPGVGNVGKLAADHLIQELKAKRFAEMHSKYFPPQVLVLPDGTIRLVNNEFYYHKSKKPGTPDVVILIGDYQGLTADGQYALVDTVLEFVKKFGVRTIYTLGGYGTGKIADKPRVLGAATQKELVKEMKKHGVVFRKNEPGGGIVGASGLLLGLGAKRGFEGVCLMGETSGYLVDPKSAQSVLEILGKILNAEIDFRDLETRAEQMDKLAQQLRDLEKSAEGPTDEDLRYIG